Proteins from a single region of Chrysemys picta bellii isolate R12L10 chromosome 25, ASM1138683v2, whole genome shotgun sequence:
- the LOC101943966 gene encoding hippocampus abundant transcript 1 protein-like — translation MTGEKKKKKRLNRSVLLAKKIIIRDGASRQGIGEPSVYHAVVVIFLEFFAWGLLTTPMLTVLHRTFPQHTFLMNGLIHGVKGLLSFLSAPLIGALSDVWGRKSFLLLTVFFTCAPIPLMKISPWWYFAVISMSGVFAVTFSVIFAYVADITQEHERSTAYGLVSATFAASLVTSPAIGAYLSQAYGDTLVVVLASGVALLDIGFILLAVPESLPEEMRPVSWGAPISWEQADPFASLRKVGQDSTVLLICITVFLSYLPEAGQYSSFFLYLRQVIGFSSETVAAFIGVVGILSILAQTVVLGILMRSIGNKNTILLGLGFQILQLAWYGFGSQPWMMWAAGAVAAMSSITFPAISAMVSRNADPDQQGVVQGMITGIRGLCNGLGPALYGFVFYLFHVELNEMAEVETLGKATKVMVNPTDESSIIPGPPFLFGACSVLLSLLVALFIPEHNLALRSGSHKKHSNGAQTHTHSPQAGGSDGKEPLLEDSSV, via the exons CGACAGGGGATTGGAGAGCCCAGTGTGTACCATGCGGTGGTGGTGATTTTCCTGGAGTTTTTTGCCTGGGGGTTACTCACTACCCCTATGTTAACG GTGTTACACCGGACTTTTCCTCAGCACACATTCTTGATGAATGGCCTGATCCATGGGGTCAAG GGTCTGCTGTCCTTTCTAAGTGCCCCACTGATCGGTGCTCTCTCCGATGTCTGGGGCAGGAAATCCTTCCTTCTCCTCACTGTGTTCTTCACATGTGCTCCAATACCTCTCATGAAGATCAGCCCATG GTGGTATTTTGCTGTCATTTCCATGTCTGGCGTCTTTGCTGTCACCTTCTCTGTGATTTTTGCCTACGTTGCTGATATCACACAAGAACATGAACGCAGTACAGCTTATGGCTTG GTGTCAGCCACTTTTGCAGCCAGCCTGGTAACAAGTCCGGCGATTGGCGCATACCTGTCCCAAGCCTATGGTGATACgctggtggtggtgctggctTCAGGGGTTGCTCTACTGGATATTGGCTTCATTCTGCTGGCTGTGCCAGAATCTCTGCCGGAGGAGATGCGCCCTGTGTCCTGGGGAGCTCCCATCTCTTGGGAACAGGCAGATCCATTTGCT TCTCTCCGCAAAGTGGGCCAGGATTCTACTGTGCTTCTCATCTGCATTACTGTTTTTCTCTCCTACCTTCCTGAAGCCGGCCAGTACTCCAGCTTCTTTTTGTACCTACGACAG GTCATTGGATTTTCCTCAGAGACTGTGGCAGCCTTTATTGGTGTGGTTGGAATCCTCTCCATATTGGCTCAG ACAGTTGTGTTGGGGATTCTCATGCGTTCAATAGGAAACAAAAATACAATCCTCTTGGGCTTAGGCTTCCAGATTCTACAGCTTGCCTGGTACGGCTTTGGATCGCAACCTTG GATGATGTGGGCAGCGGGTGCTGTGGCTGCCATGTCCAGTATCACTTTCCCAGCCATCAGTGCCATGGTGTCCAGGAACGCAGACCCTGACCAGCAGG GTGTGGTTCAGGGGATGATCACTGGAATTCGGGGGCTCTGTAATGGGCTGGGGCCAGCTCTCTATGGCTTTGTCTTCTACCTGTTCCATGTGGAATTGAATGAAATGGCTGAAGTGGAAACCCTGGGTAAGGCCACGAAGGTCATGGTCAACCCTACTGATGAG AGTAGCATTATCCCGGGGCCCCCTTTCCTCTTTGGAGCATGCTCGGTCCTGCTGTCGCTCCTAGTGGCCTTGTTCATTCCAGAACACAATCTTGCATTGAGATCGGGCAGCCATAAGAAACACAGCAATGGAGCCCAGACCCACACCCACAGCCCACAGGCTGGAGGATCAGATGGCAAGGAGCCCCTGCTGGAGGACAGTAGTGTATGA